A stretch of DNA from Anopheles nili chromosome 2, idAnoNiliSN_F5_01, whole genome shotgun sequence:
CCTTCTGCTGATCCTTTTAGGCGGTGGTACGAGATAAATAAGCGCTACACTCATGTTTGCGTTTCACCATTTACACGCCAAGAGCTTCTGTTTGAGTGGTTTTTTGCTTGTCTCATCGTTACAGCTGACGATCTATTAGGATACCATGGAGAGATCTACAACCCTTTCACACCGGTCGTGTCACCGACGACGGAAGCCGCCGCGACACGGATCGATAAGATGTACATACAGACTGCTAGCGGCTACCGGCCAGTAGACAACTCATACTCATACCACAAATCACGGGCACTGATCGGTGGAGATCCGGAAGGCAATAGGTATAAGGCGTTATGGGAGAAAGTCATCGCTTTCCAACAGCATTTCAAAGCAATCCTTCCTCTATCGTTGCAGTCATACAATAAGTACCTCGGTGCATCTTTCGTGTGCGGTACAGCGAGTGTGGCATCTATTGTCGACCATTTGCCACGGACTCCTTGGAGGGTTGGCTTTCGCCCATCTTCTTCTGATCTGTACGACCAAACCGTACGACTGGGTGGACGCCTCGATTCGCCATTACTCAGCGTTCGCTGAGGTGTACGCCAACACGTTCTACTGCCTGGCCATCGTTTGTATGGTTTCAATATTCGATCGGTGAGTGTGCCACGTGGCCGCAGTGCACTAACCCGCGACGAACTAATCCGATTCGACGTTTCCGCAGCATGGACATCGCGTACGGGGGTGACTCGAATATTTCCTTCCGCTCGatcttcatcatcatgatTTACGTGATGACAATCATTTTGAGTTTATCGGCTGGATCGATGGATGAACGGTTATACCTTACACCAACGCTAAATGTTACCGTCTGGGAAGAGGAACTGGTACGTTGTGTTGCGGTGCGGTTGTGAACCAGCCACATTTATATTCTTAATTATTCTTACCAGGAAACGAACAAGGTGTTGAGCATCTGGAATGCGCTATCGATAGCACGGAGTGTCGGTGCTATCTTCGGGTGGTTGGTGGTCGGCTTCCTTCCCAATCAGAATAACCTGTACGATCAACTTCTCGAGATGGAAAAGTATCAACTGCAGTGAGGATCTTACAGGCAATGAGAACGAACGTATTATAATCGAAATGTACATACTACGCCTGTAGTGCGATATACAGCTAGTGATACAAACAGTACTATAGAGTATTATTGAACAATAATCGCGCTTACGTCGCTGTGAAGCAGGATCGTTTACTTTTGTTTATCAATCAATGGAAGCAGAAGGCGTCTAGTTATCACTACGCAACGTGTAGAGCAAACCCAGGGCAGGGGATTCAGAGTTACAAACTGAGTGTGCAGTACGCAGAGGTTGTGGTATCTTTATGGACTAAACACTAAGTATGGGAAGGATGGCAAGGACGCACGTGCGATATCGACAATTATGACAACTGGAAAGGACTGATAATAACTGTATTGTAATCAAATGATAGCAATTATGAGAGTGCATGAATCACGTCGTAGAAGAATTTATGTGCACACGCATAGAATGTTTCAAGGCGATGAGGAGTGGCATGGTTGATGATATTAGGATATCGAAACAATTAATTAATCTGTAAGCATAGCGTTACCATTCAAGGTACTCATACTCATAAAGAAAAGTATAAAACATAATATAGTGTAAATACATTAATGCATTGTGTTTTATAGCTCTTGTATCACATTCGTTGTACCCGATGATGTATCCGTTGCACTTGACTTACCATTGGACCAGACTTACCGTTGATACATCACAGATATGGACAGCTAAACCTGTCCAAATTTATTTGCGCCCTTTTTATTCTTTAATGTTCTCTTCAGATACTAAATATCTATTTCTCTTTAGCGTAAAAATTAGTGGACTAAAACttctttttgattttaaacGACTTCGAAAAGAAGCTTCACCCAGAGATTTGAATTTGACGTTTAAAATGTCAAAATGGCGAAagcgtgtttgttgtttgttatgATCGcacgttgttttgctttgcatcGCTTCGCACAAACGTGCACAATACGTATTTCTGAACATTAATTCTTGATTCTAAATTAGAATTGTGTTTAATCTTCTAGTGATTTATTAGTCGATTGAATGCTTGAAAATGCAGTTGCTTGGTAAGGATGCATTAGTGTAATTTGCAAATATAATTCAACCGGCTTCTGGCCATTTATTGCAGATCAGTAGGTACTTTTGGGTTTATGAAGTTGTTTGTTGTACTACAATTTTGTCCATTAATCATTGTAGCGTGAACGTCATCAGAAACTATTGGTTTTTACAAAACAACAATATTTCGTAAAACGAAGAAAAGTAAAGCGAAACATGGATGAGATCTCTACAATTGGGTTTCAAATTATATCCCTCGCGAAGGTAAAACCAGAAGGAATTAATAATGACGATCTGTCGGAGTCTCTGCAAGCAGCATCGCCTGAGCAGCGTGTACAAGCGCTCAATAAGCTTCTGCAAGAGGGTGTGCTAGAGATACTCAAGAAAGGTACGACGCTAATTTACCGCTTGAAAGACCCCGGTAAAAAATCGTCCGCTCCAAAGGATATTGACAATGAGGAGAGAGTAATCTATAACATCGTGGAAGAAGGTGGCAATAAAGGCATTTGGATTCGAGATATCCGAGTGAAATCCAACCTAGTCATGACGCAACTAACGAAGGTGTTGAAGCAGTTGGAAAACAAGAAGCTTATTAAAGCAGTTAAATCGGTTAACGTATGTAAGAATTATCAGTTATCACACCATGATTAGGTAGTTGtactttcacttttcttttttcaggCTAGCAAAAAGAAAGTGTACATGCTGTACAACCTAGAGCCGGACCGATCGATAACGGGAGGAGCGTGGTATCAGGATCAAGACTTTGAGGCCGAATTCGTTGATGTGCTCAACCAGCAGTGCTTACGATTTCTACGTTTGAAGCGAGATTCAGCCAGATCCAGCGGTGAAGGCCCATTGGCAGTCCAGAAACTGTCCGAATGTTCGGTGGCAGACGTACATAAGTTCATTTCTGATCTGGGTATCAGCAAAATTAGCCTGGACGAGGACGATTTGGAAACCATTCTCAAGACCGTTGTATACGATGGAAAGGCGGAGCGGATCGCCCAGATCGACGGAAGATTTCTGTACCGGGCGATAGAGACGCCTATTGCACCCCCAGGATTAGTGCAGATGCCGTGTGGCATTTGTCCGGTGATTAAAAATTGCGCCGATTGTGGAGAAATTACACCAAAGCTGTGTACTTACATCAGTGAATGGTTAGATTGAGGATAGCGATAAAAAAGACATGCGCTTCTTGTGTATAAGCGTTTCTATTGTATGCGAAATAACTCTGGCATTAAAAATTACAACATCAAATATGATTCTTGGCAATTCAAATCGACATCCTACGGCTCTTTCGGTGTGTGGCTCTTGAGAAATTCTTTATCATTAGGAAAGTTTCACAACCAAAATTACATAAGGAAAAGCATAAACTCGTAACAAATAACTTAAGGAAAAGCACCTTCTAGGCCTGTAGGTTGTAGCTTGGAAAACCGTTCTGTGCgttctttttccttcaactGACCATATTTATAGGTTTAATAATGACGACGAAGGTTGTAATCCTTCATCACAGACAATGTTTTGTTACTGataacaaaatattttaaactcCATTCTTCTTGAAATTGTCGATACTCGTCATCAACTATTCGTTTCTTGCTCTCGGTTATAGACTCGGTTGCTCTCGGTTACTGTCGTGTATTGGAAGCTTTCGCAAAGTAATTGATATGTATGTCATGTTCGTCGATCGCAAAATTTAtcaagaaaaatcaaacacgtaTCGCCCCAGATATCGGATCCGTCGAAAAGGTTCACACtttgaaatttattgtttaGCCAGTTAAACACCAGATCGGTTCCGGAAGATACAAGGAAGCTGAAGAGTCGCAGACTCGAACTCGTTACACCAACGGCTCGAGTCGAAAGAATCCCCGAATCTGACAGGATTCCCATAGATCGGGATGTGAATAGTATGACCCACCAATAGTTGTGATAACGCGTAAACTATGTAGCTATTACTTTTATGCTAATAGAGCGTATATGTTTCTATGTACTACCTCAAGCAAGTGAGTGATGATATCGACTTAAGTTGAAAACTTTGCTGATTTGAAATCCCCTTTTTATGCATTGTACAATGTACGAAACAAGAGATCAGAAAGAGTTCCcagaaaaacttttttgttgttagcAAAATCATGGTTAAATATCAAAATTAAACCGAAAGCTTTGCGAGCCGCACGGGAAGGCCTCGCGGGCTGTAGTTTGGAGACCCCTGTTCTAGGCAATCAACctatctttttttaaattatttatcacaATCTGTCTAAGTACCTTGTTGCAAAACTTTTATTTGATTGtgagtttttaattttaaactaaTTTAATCTACGGTTCGTTATCAGTATTTCTGCTGCTCAGTATGCAACTTATGTTTGGTGGTTTCATACTTATTTTTAGAGAATGCATTCACAGTCAGCATGCaatgttttaaatgttatcgAGTATGCTTAAGGAACTGGAATGATGTATGAGAAGCTAAGGCAGAAAGATGGAAACATAGCTTTCGGCAGTTCGCTAAAGCATTCTTAGCCTTAGATTAACTTTTTTAATAGTTAGATACAGTAATTCTTCCATTTCTACACCTCACACGTGGGTCTCCAATGGATGTTTTCACGGCTTGTTATTCAGCTCTTTCAACATTGGGTTTAATCATAGTACTCGACGATGGCGTTGCATATATCTTCTTTctttaatgcttttttttggccctTTTGTTTCCCGTTCTACGCATGGTCCCTCAGAACAAAAACATGTGGTCTTGTCGCAAATACTGTAGATACTGGCACCCACACATTACCGCGCGCTTATCGTTTTCAACTTTAGGACCTAACATCTTGTCATTCGCAGAGCAAAGAAAATTCATGCATGGTTGTGGAATTGCGTTTCGTAGCCGGGACGTTTAGTTTCTTCCTATCCGTGGTACAAATAGGAACTCGGTTGTGTTTGAAACATTAAGCAAGTGAGAGGTATGCTGTTATCAAACATGCCGAATCTGATCATATCGGGAATTTTATGCATCCTTTGCTTAAGCGTTATAACCACGGGACAAAGTGCCGCACGCCGTTACGGTTGTAAGTCATTAAGAGGGTTTTAAATATTGTAACACATGCGCGGGGGaagagcgaaataaaatcTATAGTTCATATCCTTCGCAGCCGCAAGTATACCAGCTCGCCGTCCATTGACCAGACAACTCGTGGTGCAATGTCCGGCTCCATACTTCCCCAACGGAGAAGCAAAACTTCGCAACCGTGGTCGGATGATGCGATTCGATTGTTCGTACGGTTTCAAGATAGTTGGTAATCGGTACTCTAACTGCCAAAACGGCCGGTGGGACACCTCGATACCGGTTTGTGTGAGTAAGTGTGATTAATTTCCCTGAAAAAAAGGATCAGTTAGCATTAATCTCTTTTCCGTTTACGTAAGAATCTGGCTGTAGCACGCTGCCCCTGGCAGAATCCGGATACATTCTGTACGAGCAAAATAAAGCCACAGCGTGGCTGTCCTGTTTCGAAGGGACAGAGCTGGCTGGATCACGATACACTTACTGCAACGGAACGCACTGGGATCGACCATTGGGAGTGTGTCGTAAAACCGGTGAAGCCACTCCGACCACGTGCGATTTTGAGTCGGAATCGCTGTGCTCTTGGACAAACGATGCGTTACACGATTTCGATTGGAAGCGCAGCGACGGAACGTTAAACCCACGTGCCCTCAGGACAGGACCAAAGTACGACCACACGACAATGCAACCAAAAGCGGGCCATTTCGTTATCGTCGATTCGAACGAGCAGCTGACGAACGACACGGCCAGGTTCATTTCGCCCATGTTCGAACCGGAACTCAGCACCGGTGCCTGCTTCAAGTTTTACTACCATATGTACGGTGAGGCGGTGGGCACGCTGAAGGTGTACGTAAAACCCATGGCCAGTGACCTGTACGACCTGAAGCCACTGTTCACGCAGGAGGGCAACCAGAAGAACGTGTGGCACGAGGGTTATTTCGATATCGCGCAGCAAACGGAACGGTTTCAGGTCGTGTTTGAAGCGAGTCTTGGGATGCGATACAAGAGTGATATCGCGATAGACGACGTTAGTTTGCTGCAGGGTGAAAGCTGCAGGCAGGCGGTTGaggatgggatggaaaaccccGACGAGCCGCCGACGGATGTGGAAAAAATACCGGTGATGATCGAATCCTGCGAGAACCGGTGCGGCAGCAGTATGGCGGCTGTGCTGAATAGCAGCGATACGATCGTGCACTGCGATTGCCACGAGGATTGCGTGATGACGGTGTCCTGTTGTCCGGATTACCGTGAACGGTgcgtgtttgatgttttggtACCGGATGAAAATGTTACGATCGTGACCACGACCACGACCACCACATCCGTTCCACcgacgacgccgacgacgacaacggtcGAGGTTAAACCGACTACGACAACGTCCACGAGTACCACTAGTAGTAGCACCGTTCAGACTCCTTCTACCAGTCCGTCCACGGTGCCATCGACGACTTCGACGGAGGCTAAAACGACTCCTCGAACATCTTCGAGCACACCCGTGACTACCACAAAGCGGTACAATCTACGTCCATCCAGACCGCCGTTGGTTCCAATGACTAACCGACCACGGTTGAGCATAAACTCCACGACTGTGGCAACCACGCCGACGACAAGGTCGACGACTGCAGCATCCACATCCACGGTTATGGTCACGAAGGAAGTTACCAAAGAATCCGACATGGTTACTTGGAATGCGGGGTTGGAAACTTCAACGGTTGAAGTGATTGCGTCGGGTTTTGAGATTGCGCCGGTATTCGCCAGTGAAACAAACCACAACCAACCGAGCTTGATGAAGATTTTCATGTACACGGTGGTGGGATTGACGTTGTTCGTGGTCATCCTGAGTTTATCGTTCTACCACGCGCGAAAGTCACGCTCGGGCGTGTTGGCACGTTTGAAGGAGAAGTCTCAGAAAAGCGGGTTCGAGGATATTCGGTTCCTCGCGGGAGAGGAGGATCTGGATTTTAACATTTCGCATGAACCTACCGAGAGGAAAGGGAACGGCAAAAAGGATGATAAATCGCAGGAAACCAAAACGCAGCAGATTGGTGCCATGGCGGAAGGGAAGCAGTGCAAGAAGAAAGCGAATGCCAAATGTGAAAGCAAACCAATGGAAAACCCCTATGATGATATGAGCGTGGTGCCGCAAGATAAGGGCAGAGACGGGGATTCTAGTGACGATTCTACGGACGAGGAAGGCGATTATGGTGGTGCTGGCGGGAAAAAGACACACTcgaaggcgaacaaaaaaccataTCAGAAGTATTTAAAGCACCACGATGAGGATATGGAATCGACCTTACTGTGAGCGATAAGGAGTGGTTCTAGGCGGCAGTAGGCAACTGGGAGTTGCAGGAAACTCCGATAAGTCTCTGCTCAGTGCGAATGGAATTCTTGTGCACAACACAGGAAGCATGATGCGCAAATGTGAGATAAATGATGGAATGGGGGAAGTAGAGCGTGAGCTCAGTCTCGACGAGTGTTTTATGAATGCTGGGCTTATGTAGAGATGAAGAAAGTTCGTCGTAAGTTGAGAGTCTAGAATCTCATTCATTTTTGaagatatttattttaaattcaacCTATCTAGGTGGTAAGCAAGCGAATATGTTGATGATGTTTCTACGCAATGGACAGATggaaatacaataaaaaatcttTTATGCCGAAATTAACTATTCTAGAAGCTAtctaaacataatttaaacaataCTGATTGAAGGAGATTTACATGAAATACGAAAATGCACTTTTGTATTTTCCAACCgtcattatttaaatttcaaagcAGCCCTGTTTCGTTCCGCACTGATGGAATGTTGACGTTTGCTAGTATGTAGCGAATGTACGGTACACTCTGTAGGGCGAAAGGAAAGTGACACGTCGTTTTGTTTACGtcttgatttgaaaaatacCCATCGGATTCGTAAAACTAAAGTTCCTCTCCAAAAATGATAGTAAAGCTGCGAATTTCGAAACACGTTAAAGAGGTAGCTGAAAGTTAAATCAAAATGTGCTGTCGGTGATGCTAATAGGACTTCTGCTTGTTTCTAGCGTATCTGCAACGCGGAATTCAGTGACTCTTCTTTAAAGACCGGAGAACTTTACGGAACCATATGCGATGGAATCCCGACGGTGGTTGGATTTGCCCAATTATTCAAAGAAAGTACATCCCAGGATGGAACTGAACCACCACACGATAACACATTAATCCAGCAGAGTTTGCCAAGTGGACTGGATCTGATCGGATGGGTAAAAGCCGGGCCGTACGAGGATCCGACCGATTTCCTTCTGAAGTCGGCTCCAGATGCATTCGTTACGGACAATCCCGTTTATTTGCACTACACTGGCGAGAATGGCGCGGATGGGCTGCAGACGTACGTATTCGAGCAACGAAAGCTGCAATCCGTGGAATGCAACATAATTGACGACGATTTTCTCTACCGCGAGTACTATATGCTTCGTCTGCGTTGTTCGCTGTCGTTGGTGTGCGAACAGACGGAAAAATCCGTTTGCGAAAATGCGTTTCGACTCCGCAAGCAGGTTGGATCGGGCAGTGTGGCCTTCACCGTACCAGCGGCACCAGACGTAATGCTGAGCGATTACGCCGTTACAGGCATCGACAAGGACGAGAGCGTAGAAATGCTGTACGCAATGGCGAACGCTCCGAAACGCGAGCAGGACGATGGTTTTGGAGGTGGTGGCGGTCACAAAAAAACTCCGAAAAAGCCGCTggcaacgaacgaaacgctGACCGCGTATCGCGTGATTGAATTCGGTCTGCTGAttaaaaaatcgaaagacGAGCTGGATGAGAAACTACGCAGGGAAGCGTGTAACGTGACGATTGATCGGCGCAACGAGGACCAAGCGGTGAAGGTGCCATTTCAAGTCGACTGTCTCAGCATGGTGCACCGAACGAAAAAGTTGGACAAGTGCTTCGACAACATGGTGGAAAGCGTCGACTGTTCGCTGGGTTTGATTGAGGCCGCATTGCTCGAGCAACTACGCCACCAGCAGCGATTGTACGTATCCAAGTGCTTCCACATGCTACCAAGAGAGCTCGGACACTTTGTGACCTGCGTGTACCCGGTGGGAGATGAAGTGAGCGAATTGGATTCGTTCCTGCAACGCCAACGGGAGAGGATGCACAAGCAATTTCTGCTTAAACGAACTCGCCCATGCTTCCGGAAGGGAAACACATACCAATTCCAAGCGAGCAAATTGCTCATCAACCCTCATCAGACTCTCGCCGTGCCACGTAAGCGAAACGCCACCTTGTTTGTCTGTTCGGTatgccgattttttttatatatttacttTTAATCTTCTTTTAGACCCTAATGGGAGAACGGCCCTGGTAGACGGTGTTTACACGTACCACCACTACATGCAGGACGAATTCGACGACAAAGGCTGGGGATGTGCGTACCGGTCGCTGCAAACGCTCGTCTCGTGGTTCAATCTGCAGGGATACAGCGGAAAGCCGTCAATTCCAACGCACAAGGCCATACAGGAATGCCTGGTACGCGTAGGGGATAAGCCGGCGAATCTGGTCGGTTCTCGCCAGTGGATCGGTTCCACCGAGGTGTCGATTTGCTTGAACGAACTGCTGGGAATTGATTCGCGCATCATGTGCGTCACGCATGGCAGTGAGATGGTGGATTATGGTCCGCAGCTGCTGCATCACTTCCAGCTGGAAGGTACGCCGATCATGATCGGTGGAGGCGTGCTTGCGCACACCATTCTCGGCGTCTCGATGAACGAGGAAATGGGCGACACGAAGTTCCTCATCCTGGATCCGCATTACACGGGTGCAGACGAGTTGGGTCCGGTGCTGGGGAAAGGGTGGTGCGGTTGGAAAGGAGGAGACTTTTGGGACAAAACGGCACGCTACAACCTGTGCATGCCGCAGTGTCCGCGTCGGTGTTAGTAACGGGACTGCACAAGATGCGCTGGTTCCGGTGTGATTTAATTCGGTTTTCAATATTGttaacgtattttttttatcagccaCTTATTTTCCTTTTACATCCTTAACCACTCGATTGACCCATGGAATTAGTTGTTAACTTACGCATAGACATACACGGCTCATTAAATACTGGAATAATAAATGATGATACAAAAAGGTTTGCAAGCACCTTCATATGGTAACGGTTTTGTCGTACTATTTATCTGTTGTACATCTGAAAATCTTCTATTTCGTCGTTCTAAAGGAAGTCGTTCCTAAATTTTGCGATAAAGAATAGTCTTCGGAAACATATTCACACAAATCGCCTGTCGCAGCCGTTGTCATGGAAAACATTTGCTGTACACGTGCTCACATGCGCCTCTAAAACATCGTTCAAATGTGCTTACTGTTATGTGGACTGGttatgtcattagaatggacGATCGAGCACGTAAAGCTCTTCTAGGCCgtccacatggacagaggggTTTGTGATGCAGACCATCTTGATTTAAAGTGATGACGTTAACGCGTACTGGGAAGCACGGTTTAACAACCGACCGCAAACGGTGtatttttctccatcagcTGGTCAATATACCTTTAACCGGTTGTAGTGCATGATAGTGGTAAGTACATCTTTCCATGAAGCAGCACATAGTAGGCGATAGCGCGGTGAATCGCGGTAATGCCAAACTCATCACGTACGAGGCAGCGTGTAACagggtacgtttttttttaaattaaaatcataaGGCACATGTGAAGCATTTGAGCTGCATTTTCCTGTTTAGCTCACCGGAAATGGGCTCGTGCCCTAGTATCGTCTACTCGCTGGTACGGCGTACAAGCGCGTTTTTTAAGAAAAaatagcagcaaaacaaagtaaaaaagCAGCATAACAAACGTAAACCAAACGGCGCCGTGCGCCCATGCGCGTGGCGCTGAGTTCGTGCTTGGGTTGGTCTTTCTTCTCGGTCGCTAACGAATTGCGCAATCGCGCACCGGTTGGATGGCATATGCATGTTTCGATGCTTAATTTCAGCGCTCTAACACGGACATCGAAGTATCCTCTAGCAACGGGGCGTTGCCGTTTCCGATCGAATCCGGTAAACCTTACCCTAAGGCTAATCTGCGGCTCACGTTACGTCCGGCGTTACAGGCCAACCAACTCCCGGCTACTAGCGCGCTGAatgtggtgcatttttccgcCATTGGTGTCATTTAACCCAACCGCACGGACAAAGGAATGCGGGATACCGGGATCCACCGGGACATGGACCAAAGCCAGGTCACGTCCGCACAATCGAAGTCGCGTGCTGGGCGCGAGGTTAAGCGAAAGTATCCAAACACAGCGGCCCCTTTCCGACCATCTCGCGATGTTCGCCACCTTGGACCAATTGGATGGGCATGTCTTGGACCTCGGTGGGCCTTCCGCTGTACCTCGGGAGTTTGCGGTTTGACGATATGGAAAGGCCACTCGGGGTCCGctccgggtgtgtgtgtgtgtggcttatCTCGTGTGTCAACTGGTGCGGTTTGAGTTGCGTGAAAATTTGCAGCTTTTGGACGGTGTCTCCTCTATCCCTATCCACTACTGAGGGGGTTGGATTGGGGGAACTGGATGTGATAAGCCCAACCAGGTAGGCACAACGTTATCGGGCACGGTTTGGGATGCCTGCGGGAAGGCAAGGGCAGGGTTATATAAGACGGCCACGGTGCGTCGGACAAAGGTACAGTGCGTGCTGAGAAGCAGTAGTGCGTGGTGGTTCTCTAGGACTAGTACAGGCATCCGTGCAAGAGGTGCTGGTGTTGGCAGTGTGCTGGGAAAGGCTGAAAATCCTGAAAAGTGCAACAGAGCGTGTGTCATACCGTTTTTTGGCGGGAACGAAAGAAGATTACCACGGACACGTTGTGAACAACCGTTTACTAAACCGGAGCGTTTTCATTCCGCAATAATGGTGCCGAGGTTGGCCTCctggttggtggtggcggtgatAGTGACCCTATGCGCCGTAGGACCGTGTGAGGCTAAGAAGTGCGGTATCATCTGTCGCGTGCGGGATCCGGTCGCTATTGGCAGCAGCACCATGTTGAAGGAGTGCCTGTATGAGGTGTATCCGGTCGAGAGTACCCAGAACGCGGCCGGTGCGGTGATGAACCTACACGCGAACGGTGACCGACGCAACCGGTTGTTCTCGCTGTATGGAGGTCCTAGCTCATGCGAGTACTTCGGTACTATGATCCAGACGGCTAAGGGCCGTGACACGCTTATCGAGACGATCCGGCGCCAGCTGCAAAAGAGCGGATTCAAGGGGCTTGATCTTCAGTGTGATCCTGTCCAGGCGCATGTATCTCAGCAGCTGTACGCTGACTTCATGGAGCAACTGCGTAGTTACCTAGGCAACACGTACGTCATCATGGTGACAATGAGCAGCTgtcaaccggaaccggcgcTAGTTAAATCGTTCAATCAGGCGGTCGATTTTGTAACGCTCAACTCCGCTGAAATGGTAGGCACAAATCTGTTGCAGCAAAAGGCGTGATTGCTCTCGGGTTtatcattcctttttttttgtttcttaccATTTGAATTTGTTCCTCCAGCCATCAATGTTGACGAATGCACTCATGTTTGGATTGGCGCGCCATCGCGTGCTGCTGACGACTCCCTATCCGGCCTCGATTCGATGCCCGCTAAACAACGACCATTCGCTGAACGAGATGCTCAACCAGGTCGAGCATCATAACCTGTTCGGTGCGGTCGTCCAGCTGGACCGGGACGACGTGAACAACGTGTGCGGTGAGGGTCCGTTCCCACTGTTCCGGAAGGTGTTGGATCGTCTCTGCCCCGACGCCGAGTGCAACTTCAGTGGGTTCGTGCGTGACACTCGCGACTGCGGACAGTACTACTCCTGCGACAATGGATTGTAAGCGCCTCATGGATGCGTCTCTTTTTGTGACAGTAActtatgtttttttcgttctttcttgCCTGTTAATAGCAAAACGACACACAGCTGCCTGCCCGGTTACGGTTTCGATTTGTGCAAGAGCACCTGCGAGC
This window harbors:
- the LOC128731800 gene encoding probable DNA-directed RNA polymerase III subunit RPC6; translation: MDEISTIGFQIISLAKVKPEGINNDDLSESLQAASPEQRVQALNKLLQEGVLEILKKGTTLIYRLKDPGKKSSAPKDIDNEERVIYNIVEEGGNKGIWIRDIRVKSNLVMTQLTKVLKQLENKKLIKAVKSVNASKKKVYMLYNLEPDRSITGGAWYQDQDFEAEFVDVLNQQCLRFLRLKRDSARSSGEGPLAVQKLSECSVADVHKFISDLGISKISLDEDDLETILKTVVYDGKAERIAQIDGRFLYRAIETPIAPPGLVQMPCGICPVIKNCADCGEITPKLCTYISEWLD
- the LOC128726068 gene encoding uncharacterized protein LOC128726068, with protein sequence MPNLIISGILCILCLSVITTGQSAARRYGSASIPARRPLTRQLVVQCPAPYFPNGEAKLRNRGRMMRFDCSYGFKIVGNRYSNCQNGRWDTSIPVCVKSGCSTLPLAESGYILYEQNKATAWLSCFEGTELAGSRYTYCNGTHWDRPLGVCRKTGEATPTTCDFESESLCSWTNDALHDFDWKRSDGTLNPRALRTGPKYDHTTMQPKAGHFVIVDSNEQLTNDTARFISPMFEPELSTGACFKFYYHMYGEAVGTLKVYVKPMASDLYDLKPLFTQEGNQKNVWHEGYFDIAQQTERFQVVFEASLGMRYKSDIAIDDVSLLQGESCRQAVEDGMENPDEPPTDVEKIPVMIESCENRCGSSMAAVLNSSDTIVHCDCHEDCVMTVSCCPDYRERCVFDVLVPDENVTIVTTTTTTTSVPPTTPTTTTVEVKPTTTTSTSTTSSSTVQTPSTSPSTVPSTTSTEAKTTPRTSSSTPVTTTKRYNLRPSRPPLVPMTNRPRLSINSTTVATTPTTRSTTAASTSTVMVTKEVTKESDMVTWNAGLETSTVEVIASGFEIAPVFASETNHNQPSLMKIFMYTVVGLTLFVVILSLSFYHARKSRSGVLARLKEKSQKSGFEDIRFLAGEEDLDFNISHEPTERKGNGKKDDKSQETKTQQIGAMAEGKQCKKKANAKCESKPMENPYDDMSVVPQDKGRDGDSSDDSTDEEGDYGGAGGKKTHSKANKKPYQKYLKHHDEDMESTLL
- the LOC128731946 gene encoding ufm1-specific protease 2, whose translation is MIVKLRISKHVKERICNAEFSDSSLKTGELYGTICDGIPTVVGFAQLFKESTSQDGTEPPHDNTLIQQSLPSGLDLIGWVKAGPYEDPTDFLLKSAPDAFVTDNPVYLHYTGENGADGLQTYVFEQRKLQSVECNIIDDDFLYREYYMLRLRCSLSLVCEQTEKSVCENAFRLRKQVGSGSVAFTVPAAPDVMLSDYAVTGIDKDESVEMLYAMANAPKREQDDGFGGGGGHKKTPKKPLATNETLTAYRVIEFGLLIKKSKDELDEKLRREACNVTIDRRNEDQAVKVPFQVDCLSMVHRTKKLDKCFDNMVESVDCSLGLIEAALLEQLRHQQRLYVSKCFHMLPRELGHFVTCVYPVGDEVSELDSFLQRQRERMHKQFLLKRTRPCFRKGNTYQFQASKLLINPHQTLAVPHPNGRTALVDGVYTYHHYMQDEFDDKGWGCAYRSLQTLVSWFNLQGYSGKPSIPTHKAIQECLVRVGDKPANLVGSRQWIGSTEVSICLNELLGIDSRIMCVTHGSEMVDYGPQLLHHFQLEGTPIMIGGGVLAHTILGVSMNEEMGDTKFLILDPHYTGADELGPVLGKGWCGWKGGDFWDKTARYNLCMPQCPRRC
- the LOC128726076 gene encoding uncharacterized protein LOC128726076, with the translated sequence MVPRLASWLVVAVIVTLCAVGPCEAKKCGIICRVRDPVAIGSSTMLKECLYEVYPVESTQNAAGAVMNLHANGDRRNRLFSLYGGPSSCEYFGTMIQTAKGRDTLIETIRRQLQKSGFKGLDLQCDPVQAHVSQQLYADFMEQLRSYLGNTYVIMVTMSSCQPEPALVKSFNQAVDFVTLNSAEMPSMLTNALMFGLARHRVLLTTPYPASIRCPLNNDHSLNEMLNQVEHHNLFGAVVQLDRDDVNNVCGEGPFPLFRKVLDRLCPDAECNFSGFVRDTRDCGQYYSCDNGFKTTHSCLPGYGFDLCKSTCEPFMQVHCNSTTCLVSGGLPNGLVPIPYPIPFPIANPNCPLMGGGGGNNGGNNGGNNNNTNGGNQTSDCCCAALTNLTTILTGTGQFSKLIQFVKDIKLDDTAGQISDALVTIKPLLANIVQALNNLLASILGGQQMMNSTMGTMTDAKVGSNLLVELVNLIVTILRNVLGGLTTGGAAGDPLGGLTGLLGSLLGGGGGGGGATAMTGTGTPTGPAATAVAGVPTGAMASTGTGMPAVAAAGAGSVMANAVNSGPNLLNLAGAGALTAL